Part of the Roseomonas sp. OT10 genome, GATGGCCACGGCGGCGAGCTTCAGCCCGTGCAGCAGGCCGGCGCCCGCCTGGGATTGCGCCAGTGGGCCTGCCCAGGCCGCGAACAGCACCAGGATCGTGGCGGAGGGCAGGGTGAAGCCCGCCCAGGCGGCCAGCGCGCCCGGCATCCCCGCGCGCAGCAGGCCGAGGGCGAAGCCGACCTGGCTGGAGGCGGGGCCGGGAAGGAACTGGCAGAGGGCCACCAGCTCGGCATAGGCCGCCTCGCTCAGCCAGCGCCGGCGCTCCACGAAGGCGGCGTGGAAGTATCCCAGATGCGCGACCGGCCCACCGAAGGAGGTCAGGCCGAGCAGCAGGAAGACGCGGAAGACCTCCCGGACCGTGCCCTCCGGCGAGCGGCCGCCCGCCGGGAGGTGGCTGGCCCAGAGATCGTCCGCCGGGGGATCGCCTGGCGAGGAGGGCGGGGTGGCGGGGCGCGGGGGCGGCATGCCCGTCGCCGCATACCAGGGTCCGGCCGCGATTCGGATGGCACCTTGCGGACATCGCTCCCCGGCGGGCAGGCCGGCTTCGTTGACCCCCGGGGGGCGCCTTCCTAGGTTCGGCCGGATCATGGCCCCGCCCGACACGCTCCGGATCGCGCTCGCCCAGTGCAACCCGCATCCGGGCGCGATGGAGCGGAACGCCGACCGCCTCCTGGCGCTTCGGGCCGAGGCGGCGGCGCAGGGGGCCGACCTGCTGCTGACCCCGGAGCTGGGCATCGCCGGCCATGCGCCCCAGGATCTTCCGCGCCTCCCGGACGTCCAGGCCGCCTGCGACGCGGCGCTGGCGCGGCTGGCGGCGGCCACGGCGGATGGCGGGCCGGGGATGGTGGTCGGCGGCCCCTGGGCGGAGGGCGGCCGGCGCTTCGACGCCGTCACCCTGCTCGATGGCGGCCGGGTCGTGGCGCGGCGGGCCAGGCACGCGCCGTCCGGGGAGGACGGCTTCGACCCCGGCCCCGCGCCCGGCCCGGTGGCCTTCCGCGGCATCCGGCTGGGCCTGCTGCCCGGCGAGGACGCCTGGACCCCCGAGGTGGCGGAAACCCTGGCGGAAAGCGGGGCGGAGCTGCTTCTCTCGACCCACGCCAGCCCCTTCGTCCTGGGCCGCTCCGACCGCCGGGTGGAGCGGGCGGTGCCCCGGGTGGTGGAGACCGGCCTGCCCTTCGTCTTCCTCAACCGGATCGGCGGGCTGGGGGAGGGGGTCGCCGACGGCGCCTCCTTCGTGCTGAACGCCGACTGCTCCCTCGCCGCGACGCTGCCCGCCTTCGCCGAGGCGCTGGCCGTCACCGACTGGTCGCGCGACGGTCAGGGCGGCTGGCGCTGCGCCGCGCGGCCCCTGCTGCCCTGGCTGGGAGAGGAGGAGGCGACCTGGCGCGCCCTGGTGCTGGGCCTGCGCGACCATGTGGAGCGGAACGGCTGCCCCGGCGTGGTGCTGGATCTCGCCGGCGGCCCCGGCGCCGCCCTCGCCGCCGCCTGCGCCGTGGATGCGCTGGGCGCCGGCCGGGTCCGCGGCGTCCTGCTGCCCGGCCCCGATACCACCGCGGAGCGGCTGGAGGAGGCCGAAGCCTGCGCCGGGCGGCTGGGGCTGCGCTGCGCGACCGTCCCGCTCGCCCCGGCCCTGGACGCCTTCGCCGCCCTGCTTGCGCCCGCGCTGGCTCCCCTGCCACCGGGGGATTCCAGGGAGGGGGCCGCCCGGGAGGCCATCCCGCCCCGCGCCCGCGCCGCCGCCCTGCTGGCGCTGTCCGACGCGACGGGCGACCTGCCGCTGGCCACCGTCGACAGGAGCGGGCTGGCCGTCGGGGAGGCCGCTCCCGGGGACGGCTTCGCGCTCCTGAAGGACCTGTACCGGACGGACCTCCTCCGCCTCGCCCGCTGGCGCAACGCGAACCGCCCCGCCGGCCTGCTGGGCCCGGAGGGCCCGGTCGTGCCGGAGCGGGCGATCGCGGCGCCCCCTGTCCGGGACGGCCTGCCGCCCCAGCCCGCGCTGGACGCCATCCTGCACGGGCTGGTGGAGCGGGAGGCGGGGGTGGAGGCGCTGGTCGCGGAGGGGCTGGACCGCGAGGCCGTGCGGCGGGTCTGGCGCCTGCTGGCCGAGGGCGCGTACAAGCGCCGCCAATCGCCGCCGGGCCTGACTCTCTTCGCCCGCCCCAACGGGCGGGACCGGCGCGCCCCGATCACCCACGGCTACACGGCCGCCGCCGCGACGGGCGGGGCCCCGCCGCCGGTCCCGCCCGAGGCGCGCGGCGACCGGCGCCAGCCCGAACCCGTCGCCTGAGGATTGCGAGCCTGCCATGAGCGACGACCTACCCCCCGTCCCCGAGGAGGCGGGCTTCGCCGTCCGCATCCGCGACCTGTCCGGCGGCAACGGATCGGAGCCGGTGGAGACCATCCGCGGCTTCGTCTCCGCCGAGCACGCCAACGCCTTCGCCCGCCGCTACGTGCGCGACAGCGTCGAGCTGTGCCGGGCGCGCGGGATGGATGCCAAGGAGGTGCTCGCCGCCTGGTTCGCCTTCGGCGAGGACGCCGACGTGCTGGGCGCGGGCGACGAGGCGTGGTCCAGCGCGACGGAGCTGGCGGGCTTCGCCGCCTATCCGCCGGAGGACGAGGAGGAGCGCGACTGGCGCGTCCTCGACCCCCGCCGCGACGGCGAGGATGAGGGGGAGGAGGACGAGGCGTGAAGGTCCGCTTCGCCCCCAGCCCCACCGGTTACCTGCATGTCGGCAACGCC contains:
- a CDS encoding nitrilase-related carbon-nitrogen hydrolase; translated protein: MAPPDTLRIALAQCNPHPGAMERNADRLLALRAEAAAQGADLLLTPELGIAGHAPQDLPRLPDVQAACDAALARLAAATADGGPGMVVGGPWAEGGRRFDAVTLLDGGRVVARRARHAPSGEDGFDPGPAPGPVAFRGIRLGLLPGEDAWTPEVAETLAESGAELLLSTHASPFVLGRSDRRVERAVPRVVETGLPFVFLNRIGGLGEGVADGASFVLNADCSLAATLPAFAEALAVTDWSRDGQGGWRCAARPLLPWLGEEEATWRALVLGLRDHVERNGCPGVVLDLAGGPGAALAAACAVDALGAGRVRGVLLPGPDTTAERLEEAEACAGRLGLRCATVPLAPALDAFAALLAPALAPLPPGDSREGAAREAIPPRARAAALLALSDATGDLPLATVDRSGLAVGEAAPGDGFALLKDLYRTDLLRLARWRNANRPAGLLGPEGPVVPERAIAAPPVRDGLPPQPALDAILHGLVEREAGVEALVAEGLDREAVRRVWRLLAEGAYKRRQSPPGLTLFARPNGRDRRAPITHGYTAAAATGGAPPPVPPEARGDRRQPEPVA